A genomic segment from Glycine soja cultivar W05 chromosome 18, ASM419377v2, whole genome shotgun sequence encodes:
- the LOC114394876 gene encoding agamous-like MADS-box protein AGL80 encodes MTRRKTKLTFIANDTERKTSYKKRKKSLLKKTEELSTLCGIEACAIVYGPDDPQPETWPSEAGVKNVLGKFSTIPEWEQGKKMANQESFIAESIQKGRDKVKKIGKDNKEKEMTMFMYQCFNTGTVQPDNNMAIADLNVLSSVIEQKLRDISRRMETLNVNETTPQQPEMQTPALPVAPEETTTTPLNYGHDESDVNADPLESQWFMDLLNGNGDETPMTPFGDVNLPL; translated from the coding sequence ATGACCCGGAGAAAGACGAAACTCACATTCATAGCCAATGATACTGAGAGGAAGACTTCatacaagaaaaggaagaagtcACTGCTGAAGAAGACGGAGGAACTTAGCACTCTTTGTGGCATTGAAGCATGTGCCATAGTTTATGGCCCCGATGATCCTCAGCCAGAGACTTGGCCATCCGAAGCGGGTGTCAAAAATGTGCTGGGAAAGTTCTCTACCATACCAGAATGGGAGCAGGGAAAGAAAATGGCGAACCAAGAGAGTTTCATTGCAGAAAGCATCCAGAAGGGCAGAGACAAGGTGAAGAAAATAGGGAAGGACAACAAAGAAAAGGAGATGACCATGTTCATGTATCAGTGCTTCAACACAGGTACTGTTCAGCCTGATAACAACATGGCCATAGCTGATTTGAATGTTCTTTCATCTGTGATTGAACAGAAGCTGAGGGACATTAGTAGAAGGATGGAAACGCTGAATGTTAACGAGACAACACCACAGCAACCCGAGATGCAAACACCAGCGCTTCCCGTAGCGCCTGAAGAGACAACGACGACACCGCTGAATTATGGCCATGATGAGTCGGATGTGAATGCTGACCCCTTGGAAAGCCAGTGGTTTATGGACTTGCTTAATGGTAATGGGGATGAGACACCAATGACTCCATTTGGAGATGTTAATCTCCCACTCTAA